AACTAGTGTTTGTGATACAGCATCCAAAAGAAACAATACATTGAACAAACGTGAACTTGCTAGGAAAACAAGAAATCTTGAAAACTGTCGAGAAGGAACACCGATGCTTACCAACTTGAACCCGAACTCAAGACAAGGCTTTTTGTGAAAGGGAAAGATGTCAGAATGAGACACCCATACCTTCTTTCTGCAAGCAGCTTTAACCTACCAGGCAATTTGGATAAATGAAAGAAATAATCAGCATCAAACATGTGTAGAATCAACGAATTGACAAGTAATAATCCTCATACTCTCAATACTAATCTACCCACATGGTGAAAAGGAGATGAATTGAAAGATGGAGTCGAACCCACCTCCACccagaaagaaaaaagagagaaataaaTCGAGCTCATAATAGAGTTGATGATCAGTAGATGGAGTCGGCcataattcaaaaattaaagttAGGAAGGcaagtaaatataaaatattggaTCAGATAGAATTATAATCAAAGAAGGGAGATTTATGACCTGGGAGAGGGTGGGGCGGGAATAGGGAGGGAAGCCTAGCAAGACCCTGGCCTCATCGCCCTGCATTTCGCTAACCTCCTCTACTGCGGTTTCATGTGTAATAGTTAGGGCTCGCCAAAATCCTGTTTCTTTctataaataaaacataaagATTAAAACAACCGTATTTCAGTTGTGGTGCAGTGGTAGATATAAGTTGCAGTCCCTCAAAGAACCGGCTTTCGATTCTCGGAAGCAAGTCTtttccattttatttattttttttagtgaattttctattattttaattatttttcttaaaaataatattttaaaa
The Manihot esculenta cultivar AM560-2 chromosome 1, M.esculenta_v8, whole genome shotgun sequence genome window above contains:
- the LOC122725246 gene encoding uncharacterized protein LOC122725246, yielding MQGDEARVLLGFPPYSRPTLSQVKAACRKKVWVSHSDIFPFHKKPCLEFGFKLTSESYTYLLSAVDIYLWGSCNRSVALGKDFQCVKELKAKKLLLLIAK